The Mercenaria mercenaria strain notata chromosome 10, MADL_Memer_1, whole genome shotgun sequence genome contains a region encoding:
- the LOC123561859 gene encoding uncharacterized protein LOC123561859 — MTIHLCQSPKKLTWKQIKQSILGRHRLVDKYNCGGCSRTFETLCCLHFHCMKHCEGGSYVFDHVTSTAFPKFDMRCSATQFDAEDSSNVMLNLKVLTGHARSINSARQITTSHRLKKNDPDIEELAKSDTETSDDNDRVSFKAKTRHQKEKASEEDVDDGTKEKKNVAEDRKEREGFAFVKVRNIEKREDGSITFEMNEDDADLFQVTANTIIEQLKRNGGDILETDQEFEVLVPDDSLRLRDTIAGEAVTHFDKPSTSDLDCVQVPCSSVTDKYKQTESDKDTVRDSVVTPEEGENSSCTVSPPRKENYVDNGSSESDSEQDTDKSKESSDTNVTKDCKTDSDEHSVKDAKKRLGMKKKVINTFDDTCALDKISLEQTKMKALESELKVANDMQNDIFVHTRSVRKRKLTTKMKESELPDIMKVTKRQPEQKQNVTYLLTSKETKRTPNTGETDFIAGETLLSLREIGDLKQIKRSRCEYVESSVIGKEVTKAIEQEKHPMYYATTVSNIDENKDEGFDFEKKGDMDIAKIVVNELDQSEKSVENCQTALMGEDDESLEQVENGDDKKIIGTENESFDSYKKADRMEAEVLDKSQNQYFPKKQRQKRAKVGKSCKRTDFECEVCGKVGTLNMVRYHEQMHSDKMPYKCEECGKCFKTAACRRSHALQHGEKKWKCELCPAAFYRKQYLEVHMTNHTGEYPYVCELCGQKFKMTYILRRHVNSVHKNIRNYKCDICDKEFFRVATRNQHRNRHFDPFLQCSYCPKKFKGDLDLRKHELTHTGEKIYFCPRCNQGFTQIWPYYKHMWKIHNIEKEEAKKIKIKNPDIVNMRNINKDAAKKEPSYEHEFIGKPGCTFDMRKSFSQNVKRLKMMERDSQSQGHGESYEYAKGICDSNIQNEANRIYAETSSDVTDTIVLDIGEDLDTSETIVIQTEDVPIVDNQQTGYIVVDNGHAGGNIVIYSDLPQNEIEDVREYTAMDI, encoded by the exons ATGACTATTCATCTTTGTCAGTCTCCTAAAAAACTTACCTGGAAGCAGATCAAGCAGTCCATTCTTGGTCGCCATAGACTTGTAGACAAGTACAACTGCGGGGGATGCTCACGTACATTTGAAACACTATGCTGTTTACATTTTCATTGTATGAAACACTGTGAAGGCGGGTCATATgtttttgatcatgtgaccagtacTGCATTTCCAAAATTTGATATGAGGTGTAGCGCCACTCAGTTCGATGCTGAAGATTCTAGCAATGTAATGCTGAATCTGAAGGTTCTTACTGGACATGCACGCTCAATAAATTCAGCCAGACAGATTACAACTTCTCATCGACTCAAGAAAAATGATCCAGACATTGAAGAATTGGCTAAGTCAGATACAGAAACTTCAGACGATAATGATAGGGTTAGTTTCAAAGCCAAGACAAGACATCAGAAAGAAAAGGCGAGTGAAGAGGATGTTGATGATGGGacaaaggaaaagaaaaatgttgCTGAAGACAGAAAGGAAAGAGAAGGCTTTGCTTTTGTGAAAGTgagaaatatagaaaaaagagAAGATGGTTCCATTACATTTGAAATGAATGAAGATGATGCTGATTTATTCCAGGTTACTGCCAATACTATTATAGAGCAGCTGAAAAGGAATGGGGGAGATATACTTGAAACAGATCAGGAATTTGAG GTCCTGGTACCAGATGACTCACTTCGTCTACGAGACACTATAGCAGGAGAAGCTGTCACACATTTTGATAAACCATCTACATCTGATTTAGACTGTGTTCAAGTACCTTGTAGTTCTGTTACAGataaatataaacagacagaGAGTGACAAAGACACTGTCAGAGATTCTGTTGTAACACCAGAGGAGGGAGAAAATTCTTCTTGTACTGTTAGTCCTCCTAGAAAAGAGAATTATGTTGATAATGGCAGCAGTGAAAGTGACAGTGAACAGGACACTGATAAAAGTAAAGAATCAAGTGATACCAATGTTACAAAAGATTGTAAAACAGATTCAGATGAGCATAGTGTGAAGGATGCGAAGAAAAGACTTGGAATGAAGAAGAAAGTTATAAACACATTTGATGATACATGTGCATTGGATAAGATAAGCTTAGAACAAACCAAAATGAAAGCATTGGAATCAGAACTAAAAGTTGCTAATGATATGCAGAATGATATTTTTGTTCATACCAGGTCAGTCAGAAAAAGGAAGTTAACTACAAAGATGAAAGAAAGTGAATTACCAGACATAATGAAGGTTACAAAAAGGCAaccagaacaaaaacaaaatgttacttATCTGTTAACATCAAAAGAAACTAAAAGAACACCTAATACTGGTGAAACTGATTTTATTGCTGGTGAAACTTTACTGTCATTAAGAGAGATTGGAgatttgaaacaaattaaaaGGTCTAGATGTGAGTATGTTGAATCTTCTGTTATAGGAAAGGAAGTCACAAAAGCTATTGAacaagaaaaacatccaatgtaTTATGCAACTACGGTCAGTAATATTGATGAAAACAAGGATGAAGGTTTTGATTTTGAGAAAAAGGGAGACATGGATATAGCTAAAATTGTGGTAAATGAGCTTGATCAGTCagaaaaatctgttgaaaattgtCAGACTGCTCTGATGGGGGAAGATGATGAGTCTTTAGAACAAGTAGAGAATGGTGATGATAAGAAAATTATAGGTACTGAAAATGAATCTTTTGATTCTTATAAAAAAGCTGACAGGATGGAAGCGGAAGTATTGGACAAATCACAGAATCAGTATTTTCCAAAGAAACAAAGGCAGAAAAGAGCAAAAGTAGGAAAGTCATGTAAACGCACTGACTTTGAATGTGAGGTTTGTGGTAAAGTTGGGACTCTAAATATGGTACGATACCATGAACAGATGCATTCTGATAAGATGCCGTACAAATGTGAAGAATGTGGAAAGTGTTTCAAGACTGCAGCATGTAGAAGG AGTCATGCACTGCAGCATGGTGAGAAAAAGTGGAAATGTGAGCTGTGTCCTGCAGCCTTTTATAGGAAACAGTATTTGGAGGTACATATGACTAATCATACTGGAGAATACCCATATGTGTGTGAGTTATGTGGACAAAAGTTCAA AATGACCTACATTCTACGTCGCCATGTTAACAGTGTTCACAAAAACATAAGAAATTACAAATGCGACATATGTGATAAGGAATTCTTTCGGGTTGCAACAAGAAATCAGCACCGTAATCGTCATTTTGATCCATTCCTTCagtgctcatattgcccaaagaagttcaaaggtgaccttgaccttaggaaGCACGAGTTAACTCATACtggagaaaaaatatatttctgtccTCGATGCAATCAGGGATTTACTCAAATATGGCCGTACTATAAACATATGTGGAAAATCCACAATATAGAAAAAGAAGAAGCCaagaagataaaaataaaaaatccagaTATTGTAAACATGCGGAATATAAATAAGGATGCTGCAAAGAAAGAGCCTTCTTATGAACATGAATTTATTGGAAAACCGGGATGTACTTTTGATATGAGAAAAAGTTTCAGTCAAAACGTAAAGAGGTTGAAAATGATGGAACGTGATAGTCAGAGTCAGGGTCACGGTGAGAGTTACGAATATGCTAAAGGAATTTGTGATAGTAATATACAAAATGAAGCTAACAGAATTTATGCAGAGACAAGTTCAGATGTCACGGATACGATTGTTCTAGATATTGGAGAGGATTTAGATACAAGCGAAACAATAGTTATACAGACGGAGGATGTACCAATCGTGGATAATCAACAAACTGGTTATATTGTTGTAGACAATGGTCATGCAGGGGGAAATATAGTCATTTATTCAGATCTGCCGCAAAATGAAATTGAAGATGTTAGGGAATACACAGCAATGGATATATGA